The Microcoleus sp. AS-A8 genome contains a region encoding:
- a CDS encoding LON peptidase substrate-binding domain-containing protein, translated as MASSSSIAVRELPLFPLPEVVLFPGRPLPLHIFEFRYRIMMNTILDSDRRFGVLMWDPVQGQPAAVGCCAEIIHFQRLPDDRMKILTLGQQRFRVLEYVREKPYRVGLVEWIEDKPPEKDLRIMARDVEQLLRDVVRLSSKLTDQRIELPDDLPDLPRELSYWVASNLYGVASEQQALLEMQDTVKRLEREAEILTSTRNHLAARTALKDALK; from the coding sequence ATGGCATCCTCCTCATCAATTGCTGTTAGAGAACTCCCCTTGTTTCCACTGCCAGAAGTGGTTCTTTTTCCTGGGCGTCCTCTTCCTCTACACATCTTTGAATTTCGCTACCGAATCATGATGAACACGATTTTGGATAGCGATCGCCGATTTGGGGTGTTAATGTGGGACCCGGTTCAAGGCCAACCCGCCGCCGTTGGCTGTTGTGCTGAGATTATCCACTTTCAGCGTTTGCCCGATGATCGGATGAAAATATTGACATTAGGGCAGCAGCGATTTCGCGTTTTGGAATACGTTCGTGAAAAGCCCTATCGTGTAGGGCTGGTGGAATGGATTGAGGATAAGCCACCCGAAAAAGACCTAAGAATCATGGCCAGAGATGTCGAGCAACTCTTGCGAGATGTGGTGCGGCTTTCTTCCAAGTTGACTGACCAGAGAATTGAGTTACCCGACGATTTACCCGATCTACCGAGAGAATTATCTTACTGGGTGGCTAGCAATCTTTACGGCGTGGCATCAGAACAGCAAGCACTTTTAGAGATGCAGGATACAGTGAAGCGTTTAGAACGCGAGGCCGAAATTCTGACCTCAACTCGCAATCATTTGGCCGCCCGTACAGCTCTTAAAGATGCCCTGAAATAA
- the pheA gene encoding prephenate dehydratase, with protein MSISIAHLGPPGTYAEAAALAYVHTLAENSVHQALLCPYPSIAQTVRGVAQGQADLGVVPVENSIEGTVAVTLDSLWQLDTLQIQQALVLPIRHALLSRGSSLEAIKTVYSHPQALAQCQKWLETFLPSAQLVPTNSTTEALQNLDEDYTAGVITSQRAAQLYNLPILASTINDYPDNCTRFWVLGKQPSLGGTHTSLAFSLPANRPGALVESIQVLAMRGINMSRIESRPTKRSLGEYLFFIDIEADASKSAVQVALSELASHTEILKIFGSYRVLVIEPTDMCQD; from the coding sequence ATGTCAATCTCTATTGCCCATCTCGGACCCCCTGGTACTTACGCAGAAGCCGCTGCTCTAGCTTACGTTCACACTCTTGCCGAAAATAGCGTTCATCAAGCGCTGCTATGTCCTTATCCCAGCATCGCCCAAACTGTTCGAGGGGTGGCACAGGGACAAGCCGATCTAGGCGTTGTCCCGGTGGAAAATTCAATTGAGGGCACTGTGGCGGTTACACTAGATTCCCTCTGGCAATTGGATACGCTGCAAATTCAACAAGCGCTGGTGTTACCCATCAGGCACGCTCTGCTGTCACGAGGTTCATCTCTAGAGGCGATCAAAACTGTTTATTCCCATCCACAAGCTTTGGCTCAGTGTCAGAAGTGGCTGGAAACATTTCTACCCTCGGCACAGTTAGTTCCGACGAACTCGACAACAGAGGCGCTACAAAATTTGGACGAAGACTATACAGCGGGGGTGATTACATCTCAACGAGCAGCGCAGCTTTACAATCTGCCGATCCTGGCATCTACCATTAATGATTATCCCGATAACTGTACTCGATTCTGGGTTCTGGGGAAGCAGCCCTCACTGGGTGGCACTCATACTTCGTTGGCGTTTAGCTTGCCCGCTAATCGACCTGGAGCGCTTGTAGAGTCGATTCAAGTCCTGGCGATGCGAGGAATTAACATGAGCCGGATTGAGTCTCGACCGACTAAGCGATCGCTGGGTGAGTACCTTTTCTTTATTGATATCGAAGCCGATGCTTCTAAATCTGCTGTGCAAGTGGCTCTTTCTGAATTAGCCTCTCATACAGAAATTCTCAAAATTTTTGGCAGCTATAGGGTTTTAGTGATTGAGCCTACAGACATGTGTCAGGATTAA
- a CDS encoding IscS subfamily cysteine desulfurase, with the protein MSHRPIYLDCHATTPLDERVLEAMLPYFKQHFGNPASNSHIYGWEAEAAVQRARSILADAIHATPEEIVFTSGATEANNLAIKGVAEAYFSKGRHIITVQTEHNAVLDPCQYLQSLGFEVTFLPVQPDGLIDLTELEKAIRPDTILVSVMAANNEIGVLQPLAEIGAICRQHQVLFHTDAAQAIGKIALDVEGMKIDLMSLTAHKVYGPKGIGALYVRRRNPRVRLSPQIHGGGHERGMRSGTLCTPQIAGFAKAVELGLAERETESRRLTQLRDRLWQPLSQLEGIHLNGHPTQRLSGNLNISIEDVDGSALLLGLQSVVAVSSGAACSSVKAAPSHVLLALGHSEQLAYASVRFGIGRCNTADEMDCIAQHTIATIQSLRQSQSATFRKAVK; encoded by the coding sequence ATGTCTCATCGCCCCATTTACCTCGACTGCCACGCAACCACGCCCCTCGATGAACGGGTATTAGAGGCGATGTTGCCCTACTTCAAACAACATTTTGGCAATCCAGCTAGCAACAGTCATATTTATGGCTGGGAGGCTGAAGCCGCCGTTCAACGCGCAAGATCTATCCTGGCAGATGCCATCCACGCCACGCCGGAAGAAATTGTCTTTACCAGTGGTGCGACAGAGGCGAATAATTTAGCGATTAAGGGTGTAGCTGAAGCCTATTTCAGCAAAGGGCGTCACATTATTACCGTACAAACGGAGCATAACGCGGTTCTTGACCCCTGTCAGTACCTCCAATCTTTAGGGTTTGAGGTAACGTTTCTCCCGGTACAACCGGATGGATTAATTGATTTAACCGAGTTAGAAAAGGCAATTCGTCCCGATACGATTTTAGTGTCGGTGATGGCAGCGAATAACGAAATTGGAGTATTGCAGCCGTTGGCAGAAATCGGGGCAATTTGCCGACAGCATCAGGTACTTTTTCATACCGATGCGGCTCAAGCCATTGGGAAAATAGCTTTAGATGTCGAGGGGATGAAAATTGACTTGATGTCCCTAACCGCCCATAAGGTTTATGGCCCGAAGGGAATTGGGGCATTATATGTCAGACGGCGTAACCCTAGAGTTCGGTTATCCCCCCAAATTCACGGTGGGGGACATGAGCGGGGAATGCGTTCTGGTACGCTATGTACACCTCAAATTGCGGGGTTTGCTAAGGCTGTTGAATTAGGGCTGGCAGAACGAGAAACGGAGTCAAGACGCCTTACCCAGTTACGCGATCGCCTGTGGCAGCCTTTGAGTCAACTGGAGGGAATTCATCTCAACGGTCATCCGACTCAGCGACTATCAGGAAATCTTAACATTAGTATAGAAGACGTTGATGGTTCGGCGCTGCTGTTGGGATTGCAGTCTGTCGTAGCCGTTTCTTCGGGTGCGGCTTGTTCCTCCGTCAAAGCAGCTCCCTCTCATGTCCTATTAGCTCTGGGGCACTCTGAACAACTGGCTTATGCCTCGGTACGATTTGGGATTGGGCGCTGTAATACAGCCGATGAAATGGATTGTATCGCTCAACACACAATCGCCACGATTCAGTCTCTGCGACAATCACAATCTGCCACTTTTCGTAAAGCCGTAAAATGA
- a CDS encoding ribonuclease HII, whose product MPIDTTGLVLPPKSQGQSNFCDLPDLSGHPRLVAGVDEVGRGALFGPVVAAAVILPISVLPQLALAGVKDSKQLSPLRRLKLAKEVQRLALDWRIGYATSQEIDQINILQASLLAMKRAILKLKVQPDICLIDGNQGLPNLPWPQQPMVKGDQRSLEIAAASIVAKVWRDELVIRLAVKYPDYDLVTNKGYGTLRHRLALQQYGPSPLHRMSFRPCRVG is encoded by the coding sequence ATGCCGATAGACACCACCGGACTCGTTCTGCCCCCGAAGTCTCAGGGGCAATCCAATTTTTGTGACTTACCTGATTTATCGGGTCATCCAAGATTAGTTGCTGGTGTAGATGAGGTGGGGCGAGGTGCTTTATTTGGCCCGGTGGTGGCGGCAGCGGTGATTTTACCGATCTCTGTCCTGCCGCAGCTTGCTCTGGCTGGTGTTAAAGACAGCAAACAGTTGTCTCCTCTTCGACGCTTAAAGCTGGCCAAGGAAGTTCAAAGGTTAGCCCTGGATTGGAGAATTGGCTATGCCACGTCGCAGGAAATCGACCAGATTAATATCTTGCAAGCTTCCTTGCTAGCGATGAAACGGGCGATTCTCAAGCTGAAAGTACAGCCCGATATTTGTCTGATTGATGGTAATCAGGGTCTTCCCAACTTGCCTTGGCCACAACAACCGATGGTGAAGGGCGATCAGCGATCGCTAGAAATCGCCGCGGCTAGTATTGTGGCTAAGGTCTGGCGTGATGAACTGGTGATTCGTTTAGCCGTCAAGTATCCAGATTATGATTTGGTAACCAATAAAGGTTATGGGACACTGCGACATCGATTAGCATTGCAACAATACGGGCCTTCACCCTTGCACCGCATGTCCTTTCGTCCCTGCCGGGTTGGATAG
- a CDS encoding bifunctional serine/threonine-protein kinase/formylglycine-generating enzyme family protein, whose translation MGKAKLAIKPLPAVLMSLCINPSCPKPESPDNLLFCPTCGSELLLEGRYRATRKLGEGGFGKTYEVSDGAKRTAASGDRNTPKVLKLLTNNDAKYVELFQREAEVLSKLNHPGIPQVEPDGYFTVFPRNSTEPLHCLVMEYIEGMNLEEYLQQRQNRPINQKLALQWLAELVTILDVVHSHNFFHRDIKPSNIMLQPDGTLVLIDFGTAREITSTIIAGGQNTQAYTPDYGAPEQQKGHAVLQSDFFALGRTFVYLLTGKHPNQFYDPYTDECNWHPAANNVSSLLADFLDYLMARLPGERPANTQVILQELQQIEQKLYPAKVPLTVSSKLPTNALRLQRFEFDVAFFEKEKSGIFGINFTWKISRRRSQAEFFTEDLGSGVILEMVAIPGGTFLMGSPDSEEGRSSNESPHHSVTVTPFYMGKFTVTQAQWRVVVNLPQVNCALNPDPSYFKGKNLPVESITWNEAVEFCERLSQKTGRNYCLPSEAEWEYTCRAGTTTPFHFGETITTDLANYNGHNVYGSGSKGIYRQKTSPVSCFHPNAFGLYDMHGNVWEWCADHWHDNYNRAPSDRRVWANENNRGARIMRGGSWPNEPKYCRSASRFRSESTARMSRLGFRVVCTSA comes from the coding sequence TTGGGTAAAGCTAAACTAGCAATCAAGCCGCTACCTGCTGTCCTGATGAGCCTCTGCATCAACCCCAGTTGCCCAAAACCTGAAAGTCCTGATAACTTGCTATTTTGCCCAACCTGTGGTTCAGAATTACTCCTAGAAGGGCGCTACCGTGCCACACGCAAACTGGGTGAGGGGGGATTCGGTAAGACTTATGAAGTGAGTGATGGCGCAAAGCGCACTGCTGCAAGCGGCGATCGCAACACGCCTAAAGTCCTCAAACTCCTGACTAATAATGATGCCAAATATGTTGAGCTATTTCAGCGCGAAGCAGAAGTTCTCAGCAAGTTAAATCATCCCGGAATTCCTCAAGTTGAGCCAGACGGGTACTTTACTGTTTTTCCCCGAAATAGCACTGAACCTCTTCACTGCTTGGTGATGGAATACATTGAGGGAATGAATTTAGAGGAGTATCTTCAGCAGCGACAGAATCGCCCAATTAATCAAAAATTAGCCCTACAATGGCTAGCCGAATTGGTAACTATCCTGGATGTGGTACATAGCCATAACTTTTTTCATCGGGATATCAAGCCATCCAATATTATGCTGCAACCCGATGGCACATTAGTATTAATTGATTTTGGCACTGCCAGAGAAATCACATCAACGATTATAGCTGGGGGTCAAAATACACAGGCTTATACGCCTGATTATGGGGCACCAGAGCAACAGAAAGGACATGCCGTTCTACAATCGGATTTTTTCGCGTTAGGACGCACGTTTGTTTATTTACTAACGGGGAAACACCCTAATCAGTTTTATGATCCTTACACGGATGAATGTAATTGGCATCCTGCTGCGAATAATGTCTCATCCCTGCTAGCGGATTTCCTGGATTATTTAATGGCACGGTTACCAGGAGAACGTCCGGCTAATACTCAGGTGATTTTGCAAGAGTTACAGCAAATTGAACAAAAGTTGTATCCGGCAAAAGTACCGCTCACGGTTTCCAGTAAGTTGCCAACTAATGCTCTAAGGCTGCAACGCTTTGAATTTGATGTTGCATTCTTTGAAAAGGAAAAATCTGGAATTTTTGGCATCAACTTCACTTGGAAAATCAGCCGCCGTCGCAGCCAAGCTGAGTTTTTTACTGAAGACTTGGGTAGTGGGGTAATTCTAGAAATGGTAGCGATTCCTGGGGGCACTTTTCTGATGGGTTCACCGGATTCTGAAGAAGGACGAAGTAGCAATGAAAGCCCACACCACTCAGTAACTGTAACTCCCTTCTACATGGGCAAGTTTACCGTCACTCAGGCTCAGTGGAGAGTCGTTGTTAATTTACCTCAAGTGAATTGTGCATTAAACCCAGACCCATCCTACTTCAAGGGGAAAAATCTTCCTGTAGAGAGCATCACCTGGAATGAAGCCGTCGAATTCTGTGAGAGGTTGTCACAGAAAACTGGACGTAACTATTGCCTACCCAGCGAGGCGGAATGGGAATATACCTGTCGCGCTGGAACTACAACACCATTCCATTTTGGCGAAACAATTACCACTGATTTAGCTAACTACAACGGTCATAATGTCTACGGTTCTGGCTCAAAAGGAATATATCGACAGAAAACCTCCCCAGTTAGCTGTTTTCACCCTAATGCCTTTGGCCTATACGATATGCATGGCAATGTCTGGGAATGGTGTGCTGACCATTGGCATGATAATTACAATAGGGCACCCTCAGACAGGAGAGTTTGGGCTAATGAAAATAATAGAGGTGCTCGAATCATGCGCGGTGGTTCGTGGCCTAACGAGCCGAAGTATTGCCGTAGTGCATCTCGCTTTAGGAGTGAATCGACCGCTCGGATGAGCCGTCTCGGTTTTCGGGTTGTGTGTACCTCTGCCTAG
- a CDS encoding Rne/Rng family ribonuclease, producing the protein MPKQIIIAEQHRLAAVFWEDQIQELVVATGNHQVSDIYLGVVENVLPGIDAAFVNIGDPDRNGFIHVTDLGPLRLKRSAGAITELLTPQQKVLVQVMKEPTGNKGPRLTGNISLPGRYLVLMPYGRGVNLSRRIKNDNERNRLRALAVLIKPAGMGLLVRTEAEGRAEEAIIEDLEALQKQWESIQQEANSTRAPALLNRDDDFIQRVLRDMYTADVNRIVVDSHTGVKRVKQHLLSWSGGRSPEGVLIDHHRDRISILDYFRVNAAIREALKPRVDLPSGGYIIIQPTEALTVIDVNSGSFTRSATARETVLWTNCEAATEIARQLRLRNLAGVIIVDFIDMDSRRDQLQVLEHFNKALRSDKARPQIAQLSELGLVELTRKRQGQNIYELFGQTCSVCGGLGHSVRLPGEAERERPAKEFVEPAVPAILREPRTPEIPEPLDLSPVDDAEDVDLVHHPSYQERGLPNNPNNRRRRRRRLDEPVAKEESLTTKVISRPTPILSGKSEPVAEGELLELGERTVKPQLIKTPKEIDPPEVVAIEMSPEEQDVYALMGISPLVRLNREIRNPKSVILSVVLPGESGQTEEENEEVAESSSAPSSFALTPEAAQHSAPVIRSSAVAPVDEDAETSEPLLVTSSADTSELEMPSDSTAIGESDSNRPVIRRRRRRSSATDGEDSTAS; encoded by the coding sequence ATGCCAAAGCAAATTATTATTGCAGAGCAACACCGTCTTGCTGCTGTCTTTTGGGAAGATCAAATTCAAGAACTTGTGGTGGCAACGGGCAACCACCAAGTGAGTGATATTTACCTCGGTGTTGTAGAAAATGTCTTACCGGGGATAGATGCGGCTTTTGTAAACATTGGTGACCCAGACCGGAATGGCTTTATTCATGTCACCGATTTAGGTCCTTTACGTCTGAAACGCAGTGCGGGGGCGATTACCGAACTGCTGACTCCCCAACAAAAAGTCTTAGTTCAAGTGATGAAAGAGCCGACGGGCAATAAAGGCCCTCGGCTGACTGGCAATATCAGCTTACCAGGCCGTTATTTGGTGCTGATGCCTTATGGACGGGGCGTCAATTTGTCCCGGCGGATTAAGAACGATAACGAACGCAACCGCCTGAGAGCGCTTGCCGTGCTGATCAAACCGGCTGGCATGGGGCTGCTGGTGCGAACCGAAGCCGAGGGGAGAGCGGAAGAAGCGATCATTGAGGATTTGGAAGCCCTACAAAAACAATGGGAATCCATCCAACAGGAAGCGAATTCCACGAGGGCACCCGCCTTACTCAACCGCGATGATGATTTTATTCAGCGCGTGCTGCGGGATATGTATACGGCGGATGTGAATCGAATTGTGGTCGATTCCCATACGGGAGTCAAGCGGGTCAAGCAGCACTTGCTCAGTTGGAGTGGAGGTCGATCACCGGAAGGGGTTTTAATTGACCATCACCGCGATCGCATTTCGATTCTCGATTACTTCCGGGTGAATGCGGCGATTCGAGAAGCCCTCAAACCCAGAGTAGATTTGCCTTCAGGGGGTTACATTATCATCCAACCGACAGAAGCCCTGACGGTGATTGATGTTAACTCTGGTTCTTTCACGCGATCGGCAACGGCACGAGAAACCGTACTCTGGACAAACTGTGAAGCTGCCACAGAAATCGCCCGCCAATTGCGCCTGCGTAACCTAGCGGGCGTAATTATCGTTGACTTTATTGACATGGACTCCAGGCGAGACCAGTTGCAGGTACTAGAACACTTCAACAAAGCCTTGAGATCGGACAAAGCTAGACCCCAGATTGCCCAACTTTCGGAACTCGGCTTAGTCGAACTCACCCGCAAGCGTCAGGGTCAAAATATTTACGAGTTATTTGGTCAAACTTGTTCTGTCTGCGGGGGTTTGGGGCATTCAGTCCGGCTTCCCGGTGAGGCGGAACGGGAACGCCCAGCCAAGGAATTTGTTGAGCCGGCTGTTCCGGCTATACTCCGGGAACCTCGGACACCAGAAATTCCTGAGCCTCTCGATCTCTCTCCGGTTGATGACGCTGAGGACGTAGACTTGGTGCATCATCCTAGCTATCAAGAACGCGGGCTACCCAATAATCCGAATAACCGCCGTCGCCGCCGTCGTCGTCTCGATGAACCCGTAGCGAAGGAGGAATCACTGACGACGAAAGTCATCTCTCGCCCAACGCCTATCCTCTCCGGAAAGTCAGAACCGGTGGCAGAAGGTGAGCTGTTAGAACTAGGGGAGCGCACTGTAAAACCCCAGCTGATCAAGACCCCTAAAGAGATAGACCCGCCCGAAGTCGTAGCCATCGAGATGTCTCCAGAGGAGCAAGATGTTTATGCTTTGATGGGAATTTCTCCACTGGTGCGGTTAAACCGAGAGATCAGAAATCCTAAATCAGTGATTCTTTCAGTGGTACTTCCTGGAGAATCAGGTCAAACTGAAGAAGAAAACGAGGAAGTTGCTGAATCGTCTTCTGCACCATCCAGCTTTGCGCTAACGCCAGAGGCCGCGCAACACTCAGCACCTGTGATTAGATCCTCTGCTGTGGCTCCCGTTGATGAGGACGCAGAGACATCAGAACCATTGCTGGTAACTTCATCGGCTGATACATCTGAACTAGAAATGCCATCTGACTCGACCGCTATCGGTGAATCAGACAGCAACCGTCCTGTGATCCGCCGCCGTCGCCGTCGTTCTTCGGCTACAGATGGTGAGGATTCGACGGCTAGTTAA
- the tuf gene encoding elongation factor Tu, whose translation MARAKFERNKPHVNIGTIGHVDHGKTTLTAAITMTLAAMGQAQARKYDEIDAAPEEKARGITINTAHVEYETENRHYAHVDCPGHADYVKNMITGAAQMDGAILVVSAADGPMPQTREHILLAKQVGVPSLVVFLNKQDMVDDEELLELVELEVRELLSSYEFDGDNIPIVAGSALQAVEVMTGNPKTQRGENEWVDKIYSLMDEVDSYIPTPERDIDKPFLMAVEDVFTITGRGTVATGRIERGKVKIGDKVVLVGIKDTRETTVTGIEMFKKSLDEGMAGDNAGILLRGIEKKDIERGMVIAKPGSITPHTQFESEVYVLKKEEGGRHTPFFPGYRPQFYVRTTDVTGTISAFTADDGTTAEMVMPGDRIKMTVELINPIAIEQGMRFAIREGGRTIGAGVVSKILK comes from the coding sequence ATGGCACGCGCAAAGTTTGAAAGGAATAAACCCCACGTCAACATCGGTACAATCGGTCACGTAGACCACGGCAAAACGACGCTGACAGCGGCAATCACCATGACCTTGGCAGCGATGGGTCAAGCGCAAGCAAGAAAGTACGATGAGATTGATGCGGCACCGGAGGAAAAGGCGCGGGGGATTACGATCAACACCGCCCACGTAGAGTACGAAACCGAAAATCGGCACTATGCTCACGTCGATTGTCCGGGGCACGCTGACTATGTGAAAAACATGATCACAGGTGCTGCTCAAATGGATGGAGCAATCCTCGTGGTGTCAGCCGCTGATGGTCCGATGCCTCAAACACGGGAGCATATCCTGCTGGCTAAGCAGGTAGGTGTTCCTAGCCTGGTTGTCTTCTTGAACAAGCAAGACATGGTGGATGACGAAGAACTACTGGAACTGGTAGAACTCGAAGTTCGCGAGCTCCTCAGTAGTTATGAATTTGATGGTGATAACATTCCCATCGTTGCGGGTTCGGCTTTGCAGGCTGTAGAAGTCATGACGGGTAACCCGAAAACCCAACGGGGAGAAAATGAGTGGGTTGATAAAATCTATTCGTTGATGGATGAGGTGGATTCTTACATTCCCACACCAGAGCGGGATATTGATAAGCCTTTCCTGATGGCCGTAGAAGATGTCTTCACCATCACAGGTCGTGGAACCGTAGCCACGGGTCGGATTGAGCGGGGCAAGGTCAAAATCGGCGATAAAGTTGTGTTGGTGGGAATTAAAGATACTCGCGAGACAACCGTCACTGGTATTGAGATGTTCAAAAAGAGTCTCGATGAAGGGATGGCTGGTGATAACGCCGGAATTCTGCTCCGAGGGATTGAGAAAAAGGATATTGAACGGGGAATGGTCATCGCCAAGCCAGGTTCAATTACCCCTCATACCCAGTTTGAGTCGGAGGTGTACGTCCTGAAGAAGGAAGAAGGTGGTCGTCACACTCCTTTCTTCCCTGGCTACCGCCCTCAGTTCTACGTCCGCACAACGGATGTGACTGGTACCATTAGTGCCTTTACGGCTGACGACGGCACTACAGCCGAGATGGTGATGCCGGGAGACCGCATCAAGATGACAGTAGAACTGATTAACCCCATCGCGATTGAACAAGGTATGCGCTTTGCTATTCGTGAAGGCGGTCGTACCATTGGTGCAGGTGTCGTTTCCAAAATCCTGAAGTAG
- the rpsJ gene encoding 30S ribosomal protein S10, which produces MQQQKIRIRLKAFDRRLLDTSCEKIVDTANRTNATAIGPIPLPTRRRIYCVLRSPHVDKDSREHFETRTHRRIIDIYQPSSKTIDALMKLDLPAGVDIEVKL; this is translated from the coding sequence ATTCAGCAGCAAAAAATTCGGATTCGTCTTAAAGCCTTTGACCGGCGACTGCTTGACACCTCTTGCGAGAAGATTGTGGATACAGCTAACCGAACAAATGCCACAGCAATTGGGCCAATTCCCTTACCAACACGGCGTCGTATTTACTGTGTTTTGCGCTCTCCTCACGTTGATAAAGATTCACGGGAACACTTTGAAACACGCACTCACCGCCGCATTATTGATATTTATCAGCCTTCCTCAAAAACCATTGATGCTCTGATGAAACTGGATCTACCGGCTGGGGTTGATATTGAAGTCAAACTCTAG
- a CDS encoding DUF1997 domain-containing protein: MNTQFVASQSVEITVPEEPVPIQHYLRQPQRLVHAIADPNLIKPISQERYQLQLRPLNFLSLTFQPTVTLKVWADADGTVHLSSVSCEIRGLDYINQRFALELKGKLYPVQNNGVTQLKGKADLKVNVDIPLPFSLTPRPILETTGNSLLKSVLLRIKQRLMHQLLLDYRQWANQDAPTLIHAQPTEAFTAKG, from the coding sequence ATGAACACCCAGTTTGTTGCATCCCAATCCGTTGAAATCACTGTACCGGAAGAACCCGTTCCTATTCAGCATTATTTACGTCAGCCCCAACGCCTAGTTCATGCGATCGCAGACCCAAATTTGATTAAGCCAATCAGTCAAGAGCGATATCAATTGCAACTACGCCCGTTAAATTTTCTGTCCTTAACATTTCAGCCGACTGTCACGCTGAAAGTATGGGCAGACGCTGATGGTACCGTTCATCTAAGCTCTGTAAGCTGCGAAATTCGAGGATTGGATTATATTAATCAACGATTTGCTCTCGAACTTAAGGGAAAACTCTATCCAGTTCAAAACAACGGAGTGACCCAACTTAAAGGCAAAGCGGATTTAAAAGTCAACGTTGATATACCCCTGCCCTTTTCCCTGACTCCTCGGCCCATTTTAGAAACCACTGGCAATAGCTTGCTCAAAAGCGTTTTACTCAGGATTAAACAGAGATTAATGCATCAGTTATTGTTGGATTATCGACAATGGGCGAACCAAGACGCGCCAACCCTGATTCATGCTCAGCCAACAGAAGCTTTCACCGCCAAGGGTTGA